From the genome of Cedecea lapagei, one region includes:
- the asr gene encoding acid resistance repetitive basic protein Asr: MKKVLALVVAAAMGLSSAAFAADTTATAPAAAPATTAAAPAAKAPAAKVTHHKKHKKAAAQKAQAAKKKHKKAAKPATEQKAQAAKKHHKKAVKPAAQKAQAAKKHHKKAAKPAAQKAQAAKKHVKKHHKAAAKPAAQPAA; the protein is encoded by the coding sequence ATGAAAAAAGTATTAGCTCTGGTTGTTGCCGCTGCTATGGGTCTGTCTTCCGCCGCTTTCGCTGCTGACACTACTGCTACCGCACCAGCTGCTGCTCCAGCAACCACTGCTGCTGCACCTGCTGCTAAAGCTCCAGCTGCAAAAGTAACTCACCACAAAAAACACAAAAAAGCTGCCGCTCAGAAAGCTCAGGCTGCTAAAAAGAAACACAAAAAAGCCGCTAAGCCAGCAACCGAGCAGAAAGCTCAGGCTGCCAAAAAGCACCACAAAAAAGCAGTAAAACCAGCTGCTCAGAAAGCTCAGGCTGCTAAAAAGCACCACAAAAAAGCGGCAAAACCAGCTGCTCAGAAAGCTCAGGCTGCTAAAAAACACGTGAAAAAACATCACAAAGCTGCCGCTAAACCAGCTGCTCAACCAGCAGCATAA
- a CDS encoding trypsin-like serine peptidase gives MRKSVVLFLGALLLLPQLVHADEDDSPATVKTLFFGKDDRIRVTNPQDAPWDAIGQLETASGNLCTATLISPHLALTAGHCLLQPPHGKADKAIALRFISHKGQWRYEIHDIEGRVDKSLGRRLKPDGDGWLVPSNAAPYDFGLIIIRNPPSGITPLPLFSGDKDALTEALKTQDRKVTQSGYPLDHLDDLYTHSNCLVTGWAQASVLSHQCDTLPGDSGSPLLLKTDQGWQLIAVQSSAPAAKDRYRADNRAISVTGFRDRLEALAQ, from the coding sequence ATGCGCAAAAGTGTTGTGTTATTTTTAGGAGCTTTGCTCCTTTTACCTCAGCTCGTTCACGCGGACGAAGACGATAGTCCGGCGACCGTCAAAACGCTGTTCTTCGGCAAAGATGACCGTATCCGCGTGACCAACCCTCAGGATGCTCCCTGGGATGCCATTGGCCAGCTGGAAACCGCCAGCGGCAACTTATGCACCGCCACCCTTATTTCGCCGCACCTGGCCTTAACCGCCGGGCACTGCCTGCTGCAGCCGCCGCACGGCAAGGCTGACAAAGCGATCGCGCTGCGCTTTATTTCCCACAAGGGGCAATGGCGTTATGAGATTCATGACATTGAAGGCCGGGTGGACAAATCGCTTGGTCGCCGCCTTAAGCCTGACGGCGATGGCTGGCTGGTACCGTCTAACGCCGCACCTTATGACTTTGGCCTGATTATTATTCGTAATCCCCCCTCTGGCATTACGCCGCTGCCGCTGTTTAGCGGCGATAAAGATGCGCTGACCGAAGCCTTAAAGACGCAGGATCGCAAAGTGACACAATCCGGCTACCCGCTTGATCACCTTGACGACCTCTATACCCACAGTAATTGCCTCGTGACCGGCTGGGCGCAGGCGTCCGTACTGTCGCACCAGTGCGACACCCTGCCCGGCGACAGCGGCTCCCCATTGCTGTTGAAAACCGATCAGGGCTGGCAGCTCATTGCCGTGCAAAGCTCCGCGCCAGCGGCAAAAGATCGCTACCGCGCGGATAACCGTGCTATCTCGGTCACCGGCTTCCGGGACAGGCTGGAAGCGCTGGCCCAGTAA
- a CDS encoding alpha/beta hydrolase produces the protein MKKLIVMLHGVGSSGADLEGLGLFVQQVMPEVLFASPNGTEPFDGGGDAWQWFSLAGVTEQNRPQRIVDARAAFDAKLQAIFEQHDVTPGKDQVILLGFSQGSIMALDALATSRFPLAGVVAFSGRLASPKPYRVAADASALLVHGMADQVIPWSESEAAAAALTEAGAEVETLFEPGVAHTISADGVSQALGYIAERFELDPE, from the coding sequence ATGAAAAAACTGATCGTAATGTTACACGGCGTAGGCAGTTCCGGGGCGGATCTGGAAGGGCTGGGGCTCTTTGTCCAGCAGGTGATGCCGGAAGTTTTGTTTGCCTCACCGAACGGCACTGAACCGTTTGATGGCGGCGGCGATGCCTGGCAGTGGTTCAGCCTGGCGGGCGTTACCGAACAGAATCGGCCGCAGCGCATCGTTGACGCCCGAGCCGCGTTCGACGCTAAGCTGCAGGCGATTTTTGAACAGCATGATGTGACTCCGGGTAAAGATCAGGTGATTCTGCTGGGCTTCTCGCAGGGCTCTATCATGGCCCTGGATGCCCTCGCGACTTCTCGTTTCCCTCTGGCGGGCGTGGTGGCATTCTCAGGGCGTCTTGCTTCACCAAAACCGTATCGCGTCGCGGCAGATGCGTCGGCTCTGCTGGTTCATGGCATGGCCGACCAGGTTATTCCGTGGTCCGAGAGCGAAGCGGCGGCCGCCGCGCTGACGGAGGCGGGAGCAGAAGTTGAAACGCTGTTTGAGCCCGGCGTGGCGCATACTATCAGCGCGGATGGCGTGTCGCAGGCGCTGGGGTATATTGCGGAGCGTTTTGAGTTAGATCCGGAGTAG
- a CDS encoding MFS transporter encodes MRFTNRWLILAILTSTLFLIIIDMTVLYTALPRLTLALNATASEKLWIINAYPLVAAGLLPGAGMLSDRLGHKLLFMAGLPVFGIASLCAAYSPTAELLIASRVFLAIGATMMMPATLAIVRQVFTNERERALAIGIWSAVASAAAALGPVIGGVLLEYFWWGSVFLINVPVVLLVIVFAWFLIPRDAGNASRPCDFTASLLIMLGLVGVIYALKELSKMDASLLTVVGSLLAGVLFLTLFVRRQQRSAHPMIDFSLFRNRMFASGISVAIITMIALTGIELVLTQRLQLVLGLTPLQAGLSILPIPMGSALASPLAGVVLPRWGGARLMVFGLLVTTVGMTAMALLADSSLMPQLAALFVIGLGLGVAFTAASTSIMLNAPEEKAGMVAAIEDVSWEMGGVLGVTLLGGLMTAVYSASLVLPEGLAVGNSAYDSLDEALHLAGSMSSSSAALLADLARTAFSQAYLTVVICAAVLVAASTLVLKYVLRQPAKQSSQAVKS; translated from the coding sequence ATGCGCTTCACTAATCGCTGGCTGATTCTGGCGATCCTGACCAGCACCCTTTTCCTGATCATTATTGATATGACGGTGCTTTACACCGCACTGCCGCGGCTTACCCTGGCTTTAAACGCAACGGCGTCAGAAAAGCTGTGGATCATTAACGCCTACCCGCTGGTAGCGGCAGGCCTTCTGCCCGGCGCGGGCATGCTGAGCGACCGCCTTGGCCATAAACTGCTGTTTATGGCCGGCCTGCCTGTTTTTGGCATCGCTTCGCTCTGCGCAGCCTACTCCCCCACGGCTGAACTGCTGATTGCCTCACGCGTATTCCTGGCGATCGGGGCAACCATGATGATGCCCGCGACGCTTGCCATTGTGCGTCAGGTCTTTACCAACGAGCGCGAGCGTGCGCTGGCTATCGGCATCTGGTCCGCAGTTGCTTCTGCAGCCGCAGCCCTTGGCCCGGTTATTGGCGGCGTGCTGCTGGAATACTTCTGGTGGGGTTCAGTCTTCCTGATTAACGTGCCCGTGGTCTTACTGGTGATCGTCTTTGCCTGGTTCCTGATCCCACGAGATGCCGGGAACGCCAGTCGTCCGTGCGACTTCACCGCTTCGCTGCTGATTATGCTTGGCCTGGTGGGCGTGATCTATGCCCTGAAGGAACTCAGTAAAATGGATGCCTCGCTGCTGACCGTGGTAGGTTCCCTGCTGGCTGGCGTGCTGTTTTTAACGCTGTTTGTTCGTCGTCAGCAGCGCTCGGCCCATCCGATGATCGACTTCTCGCTGTTCCGCAACCGCATGTTTGCCAGCGGAATTAGCGTGGCGATCATCACCATGATCGCGTTAACCGGCATTGAGCTGGTGCTGACCCAGCGTCTTCAGCTTGTGCTGGGCCTCACGCCGCTGCAGGCCGGGCTGTCGATTCTGCCCATTCCGATGGGCTCCGCCCTTGCCTCCCCGCTCGCCGGCGTTGTACTGCCGCGCTGGGGTGGAGCAAGGTTAATGGTCTTTGGTCTGCTGGTTACCACGGTGGGCATGACGGCGATGGCCCTGCTCGCCGACTCCAGTCTGATGCCGCAGCTTGCAGCGCTGTTCGTCATAGGGCTTGGGCTTGGCGTGGCGTTTACCGCCGCGTCCACATCTATCATGCTCAATGCACCGGAAGAAAAAGCCGGGATGGTCGCCGCGATAGAAGATGTCTCCTGGGAAATGGGCGGCGTACTTGGCGTTACCCTGCTGGGCGGCCTGATGACCGCCGTCTATAGCGCAAGCCTGGTCCTGCCGGAAGGATTGGCCGTCGGGAATAGCGCCTATGACAGCCTGGACGAAGCGTTGCACCTTGCGGGTTCGATGAGCAGCTCAAGTGCAGCCCTGCTTGCGGATCTGGCACGTACTGCCTTCAGCCAGGCCTATCTCACCGTGGTGATCTGTGCTGCAGTGCTGGTGGCGGCGAGCACCCTGGTGTTGAAATATGTGCTGCGTCAGCCCGCAAAGCAGTCCAGCCAGGCCGTCAAAAGCTGA
- a CDS encoding AI-2E family transporter: MAKPIITLKALKAVIMLGMLVIILVGIKAAADIIVPFILALFIAVILNPLIRHLEKFRVPRVLAISLVIIVIILSVVLLLAYLGTSLNELARTLPQYRSSLVEPLKTLEPWLQRAGISVSVDELMKYVDPNALMTLVTGLLTQLSNAMTSIFLLLLTVVFMLIEVPQLPRKLQQLMSRPEEGMGAIQRALDSVSHYLVLKTAISIVTGLVVWGMLAALDVRFAFIWGLLAFALNYIPNIGSVLAAIPPVVQVLVFNGLYDALIVVAGYLVINLVFGNILEPRMMGRGLGLSTLVVFLSLIFWGWLLGPVGMLLSVPLTIAVKIALEQTEGGKSIAVLLSDMSKS; encoded by the coding sequence ATGGCGAAACCGATCATTACTCTTAAAGCGTTAAAGGCCGTGATTATGCTGGGCATGCTGGTCATTATTCTGGTGGGTATAAAAGCCGCGGCCGATATCATCGTCCCCTTCATTCTGGCGCTCTTTATTGCCGTAATTCTTAATCCGCTGATTCGCCATCTTGAGAAGTTCCGCGTACCGCGCGTGCTGGCCATCAGCCTGGTGATTATCGTCATTATTCTGAGCGTAGTGCTGCTGCTGGCTTACCTTGGGACCTCGCTGAACGAGCTGGCACGAACACTGCCGCAATACCGCTCTTCGCTGGTGGAGCCGTTGAAAACGCTGGAACCCTGGCTGCAGCGCGCAGGGATCTCTGTTTCCGTCGATGAGTTGATGAAATATGTCGATCCTAACGCGCTGATGACGCTGGTCACCGGCCTGCTGACCCAGCTCTCCAATGCGATGACCTCTATTTTCCTGCTGCTGCTCACCGTGGTCTTTATGCTGATCGAGGTTCCGCAGCTGCCGCGCAAGCTCCAGCAGTTAATGTCGCGCCCGGAAGAAGGCATGGGTGCTATTCAGCGTGCGCTGGACAGCGTCAGCCATTATTTAGTGCTGAAAACGGCCATCAGTATAGTCACCGGGCTGGTGGTCTGGGGCATGCTGGCCGCCCTCGACGTACGCTTTGCCTTTATCTGGGGATTGCTGGCCTTCGCCCTGAACTATATTCCTAATATCGGGTCGGTGCTGGCCGCTATCCCGCCGGTAGTTCAGGTTCTGGTATTCAACGGCCTGTATGACGCGCTGATTGTGGTGGCGGGCTATCTGGTGATTAACCTGGTGTTCGGCAATATTCTTGAGCCGCGCATGATGGGCCGCGGCCTTGGGCTGTCGACGCTGGTGGTGTTTCTGTCGTTAATCTTCTGGGGCTGGCTGCTTGGCCCTGTAGGAATGTTACTTTCTGTTCCGCTGACGATTGCGGTGAAAATTGCGCTTGAGCAGACCGAAGGCGGAAAGAGTATTGCGGTGCTGTTGAGTGATATGAGTAAGTCCTGA
- a CDS encoding carboxypeptidase M32: MEKQNYNHLTRTFQRLSRFDHLSAIAGWDMSTMMPTNGSQARGEALAELSVLKHQILTDKKIATLLQAAAQEDLNDVERANLREMTRHYQEAVLLPDALVEEKSLVGTRCEHGWRTQRPANDWQGFSTNLKEVVRVSREEARLRAEAKGISRYDALLDIYEPGMTSARLDVLFGDLRSWLPDLLQKVVDKQAKEKTLTPQGPFATETQRQLGLDTMALLGFDFNGGRLDVSAHPFCGGVPEDVRITTRYNEEEMFSSLFGVIHETGHARYEQNLPREWLGQPVSLARSTAIHESQSLFFEMQLGRSAPFLKLLLPKVIERFGAQPAFELNNFINVNQQVERGFIRVDADEVSYPAHVVLRYEIERALIEGDIEVEDIPALWNEKMQSWLGLSTEGNYRNGCMQDIHWTDGAFGYFPSYTLGAMYAAQLFNAASRALPNLEQEIAEGNFSPLFDWLKQNIWQHGSRFTTSQLVTNATGEDLNPLYFRKHLESRYL, from the coding sequence ATGGAAAAGCAAAACTATAATCACCTGACCCGTACCTTCCAGCGTCTGTCCCGCTTCGATCACCTGTCAGCTATTGCAGGCTGGGACATGTCCACCATGATGCCGACCAACGGCAGTCAGGCTCGCGGCGAGGCCCTCGCTGAACTTAGCGTCCTTAAGCACCAGATCCTGACCGACAAGAAAATTGCTACCCTGCTGCAGGCAGCCGCTCAGGAAGATCTCAATGACGTTGAGCGCGCAAACCTGCGTGAAATGACCCGCCATTATCAGGAAGCCGTGCTGCTGCCGGACGCCCTGGTTGAAGAAAAGTCGCTGGTTGGCACCCGCTGTGAACACGGCTGGCGCACCCAGCGCCCGGCCAACGACTGGCAGGGATTCTCCACCAACCTGAAAGAAGTGGTTCGCGTCAGCCGCGAGGAAGCTCGCCTGCGTGCCGAGGCCAAAGGAATTTCCCGCTACGATGCGCTACTGGATATCTATGAGCCGGGCATGACCAGCGCGAGGCTCGACGTGCTGTTCGGCGATCTGCGCAGCTGGCTGCCGGATTTACTGCAGAAAGTGGTCGACAAACAGGCGAAAGAAAAAACGCTGACTCCGCAGGGGCCATTTGCCACAGAAACCCAACGCCAGCTGGGTCTCGATACCATGGCGCTGCTGGGCTTTGACTTCAATGGCGGCCGCCTTGACGTCAGCGCGCACCCGTTCTGCGGCGGCGTCCCTGAGGACGTGCGGATCACCACCCGCTATAACGAAGAGGAAATGTTCAGCTCGCTGTTTGGCGTGATTCACGAAACCGGCCATGCGCGCTACGAACAAAACCTGCCTCGTGAATGGCTCGGTCAGCCTGTTTCTCTGGCCCGCTCCACCGCTATCCATGAATCGCAAAGCCTGTTCTTTGAGATGCAGCTGGGCCGAAGCGCGCCTTTCCTGAAGCTGCTGCTGCCGAAGGTTATTGAGCGTTTTGGCGCTCAGCCAGCGTTCGAGCTGAACAACTTTATCAATGTTAACCAGCAGGTTGAACGCGGTTTTATCCGGGTGGATGCCGATGAGGTGAGCTACCCGGCACACGTTGTTCTGCGCTATGAGATTGAACGCGCCCTGATCGAAGGTGATATTGAGGTCGAAGACATTCCCGCACTGTGGAATGAGAAAATGCAGTCCTGGCTCGGTCTGTCCACCGAAGGCAATTACCGCAACGGCTGTATGCAGGATATTCACTGGACCGATGGCGCGTTTGGCTACTTCCCGTCCTACACGCTCGGTGCGATGTACGCAGCCCAGCTGTTTAACGCGGCGTCACGTGCGCTCCCAAATCTGGAGCAGGAGATCGCCGAAGGCAATTTCAGCCCACTTTTTGACTGGTTAAAACAAAATATCTGGCAGCACGGCAGCCGTTTCACCACTTCGCAGCTGGTCACCAACGCCACCGGAGAAGACCTTAACCCCTTGTATTTCCGTAAACATTTAGAATCTCGTTACCTGTAA
- a CDS encoding TetR/AcrR family transcriptional regulator: MKEAADTLRSKILGGAIELFIEKGIEKVTTRELTERVGISRSHIYHYFRDWQTLCIEAMTGFLMADLHTFTDETHSLPPEEKLQRLIHIYLPHAPDAVWQLYGALWHQAAHSSVWAELALVMTQKWEKVLADIVDDGIAAGVFKAVDAARTTRQFSALLNGYADKLLVASAPADRQLALDDIDSFIRLVLRAD; the protein is encoded by the coding sequence ATGAAAGAAGCAGCGGACACGCTGAGAAGCAAAATCCTGGGCGGAGCCATTGAGCTGTTCATTGAGAAAGGCATCGAGAAGGTTACCACCCGCGAACTGACCGAGCGGGTGGGCATCTCACGCAGCCATATTTATCATTACTTCCGTGACTGGCAAACGCTGTGCATTGAGGCAATGACCGGATTTCTAATGGCTGACCTGCACACCTTTACCGATGAAACCCACTCTCTTCCCCCGGAAGAGAAGCTTCAGCGCCTGATCCACATCTATCTGCCCCACGCGCCGGACGCAGTCTGGCAGCTTTATGGGGCGCTCTGGCATCAGGCAGCCCACAGCAGCGTATGGGCCGAACTGGCGCTGGTGATGACGCAAAAATGGGAAAAGGTGCTGGCCGATATTGTTGATGACGGTATCGCCGCTGGCGTGTTTAAAGCGGTGGATGCGGCCAGAACCACGCGCCAGTTTAGCGCCCTGCTAAACGGCTATGCCGATAAACTCCTTGTCGCCTCAGCGCCCGCCGACAGGCAGCTGGCGCTGGACGATATTGACAGTTTTATCCGTCTGGTGCTGAGGGCGGACTAA
- a CDS encoding MFS transporter: MSRTTTVSPAPTEAADESPSSQSVSYIKRGTPQFMRVTLALFSAGLATFALLYCVQPILPVLSHEFGVSPASSSISLSVSTAMLAIGLLFTGPLSDAIGRKQVMVTALLLASCCTLLSTLMTSWHGILIMRALIGLSLSGVAAVGMTYLSEEMHPSVVAFSMGLYISGNSIGGMSGRLITGVLTDLFTWRVAVAAIGCFALASALMFWKILPQSRHFRASSLRPKTLFINFRLHWRDEGLPLLFAEGFLLMGAFVTLFNYIGYRMMEAPWFLSQAIVGLLSVAYLTGTWSSPKAGAMTAKYGRGPVLIGFTGIMFLGLTLTVFSSLIVIFAGMLLFSAGFFAAHSVASSWIGPRARRAKGQASSLYLFSYYLGSSIAGTLGGVFWHNYGWNGVAAFIGSLLLVALLVASRLHHKAH; the protein is encoded by the coding sequence CTGTCAGCTATATCAAACGAGGTACTCCCCAGTTTATGCGCGTGACGCTGGCGCTGTTTTCCGCCGGTCTCGCCACTTTTGCGCTGCTCTATTGCGTTCAGCCCATTCTGCCCGTGCTGTCCCATGAGTTCGGCGTCAGCCCGGCGAGCAGCAGTATTTCGCTCTCCGTTTCTACCGCCATGCTGGCCATTGGCCTGCTGTTTACCGGTCCACTTTCGGATGCCATCGGCCGCAAACAGGTGATGGTGACCGCGCTGCTGCTGGCCTCCTGCTGTACTTTGCTGTCGACGCTGATGACCAGCTGGCACGGCATACTGATCATGCGGGCGCTTATCGGCCTCTCTTTAAGCGGCGTTGCGGCAGTCGGCATGACCTATCTTAGCGAGGAGATGCACCCGAGCGTGGTGGCCTTCTCGATGGGCTTATATATCAGCGGCAACTCCATCGGCGGTATGAGCGGGCGTCTGATTACCGGCGTGCTCACCGACCTCTTTACCTGGCGCGTGGCGGTCGCGGCTATCGGCTGTTTTGCCCTCGCCTCGGCGCTGATGTTCTGGAAGATACTGCCCCAGTCACGGCACTTCCGCGCCTCCAGCCTGAGGCCAAAAACGCTGTTTATTAACTTCCGCCTGCACTGGCGCGATGAGGGCTTACCGCTGCTGTTTGCCGAAGGCTTCCTGCTGATGGGGGCGTTTGTCACGCTGTTTAACTATATTGGCTACCGGATGATGGAAGCCCCGTGGTTCCTCAGCCAGGCGATTGTTGGCCTGCTTTCCGTGGCCTACCTCACCGGCACCTGGAGCTCGCCGAAAGCGGGGGCCATGACGGCTAAATATGGCCGTGGCCCGGTGCTGATTGGCTTTACGGGCATTATGTTCCTTGGCCTGACGCTGACCGTCTTTTCCTCACTTATCGTGATTTTTGCCGGGATGCTGCTTTTCTCTGCGGGTTTCTTCGCCGCGCATTCGGTAGCCAGCAGCTGGATCGGGCCTCGCGCTCGTCGCGCCAAAGGCCAGGCATCCTCTCTGTACCTGTTTAGCTACTATCTCGGTTCAAGCATTGCGGGTACGCTTGGCGGCGTGTTCTGGCATAACTACGGCTGGAACGGCGTAGCGGCTTTTATCGGCTCGCTGCTGCTGGTCGCTTTACTGGTGGCCTCGCGTTTGCATCATAAGGCACACTAA
- the mdtI gene encoding multidrug/spermidine efflux SMR transporter subunit MdtI — MPSFEWVHALWLLLAIVLEIAANILLKQSDGFKRPLYGVLSLLAVLAAFSALSQAVKGIELSVAYALWGGFGIAATVAAGWILFGQRLNRKGWIGLALLLVGMIIIKIA, encoded by the coding sequence ATGCCGTCGTTTGAGTGGGTTCACGCGCTGTGGTTGCTGTTGGCTATCGTTCTGGAAATTGCCGCTAATATCTTATTAAAACAGTCCGATGGCTTCAAACGTCCGCTTTACGGCGTGCTGTCTCTGCTGGCGGTGCTGGCGGCGTTCAGCGCCCTGTCTCAGGCGGTGAAAGGTATCGAACTGTCCGTTGCCTATGCGCTGTGGGGCGGGTTCGGGATTGCTGCCACCGTGGCAGCAGGCTGGATCCTTTTCGGTCAACGCCTTAACCGCAAAGGCTGGATTGGCCTCGCTCTGCTGCTGGTCGGGATGATTATCATCAAAATTGCCTGA
- the ydgU gene encoding small membrane protein YdgU yields the protein MLRRYSFELILALLIICGIITLSFWI from the coding sequence ATGTTGCGACGCTACAGTTTCGAGTTAATCCTCGCCCTGCTGATCATCTGCGGTATTATTACGCTGAGCTTTTGGATCTGA
- the mdtJ gene encoding multidrug/spermidine efflux SMR transporter subunit MdtJ, which translates to MMIYWILLGLAIAAEITGTLSMKWSSVSENNAGYIFMLVMIALSYILLSFSVKKIALGVAYAMWEGIGILFITLFSVLLFDESISLLKIAGLTTLVVGIALIKSGTRAKTPRQVKSAQGGDHAVV; encoded by the coding sequence ATCATGATTTACTGGATTTTACTGGGACTGGCTATCGCCGCCGAAATTACCGGCACGCTATCCATGAAGTGGTCAAGCGTCAGCGAAAATAACGCAGGTTATATTTTCATGCTGGTGATGATCGCACTGTCTTATATTTTACTGTCGTTTTCAGTGAAAAAAATTGCCCTCGGCGTGGCGTATGCCATGTGGGAAGGGATTGGTATTTTATTTATTACCCTTTTCAGCGTTCTGCTGTTTGATGAGTCTATTTCGCTTTTAAAAATAGCCGGGCTGACCACGCTGGTTGTCGGTATCGCGCTGATTAAATCCGGTACGCGAGCGAAAACGCCGCGTCAGGTAAAGTCGGCGCAGGGAGGTGACCATGCCGTCGTTTGA
- a CDS encoding putative bifunctional diguanylate cyclase/phosphodiesterase, with protein MKLRNPLSWKSSPVAGTLFAMVFLAGIGLIVSIIALLYLSLHLISSKANEIDERRSTLSVQGAIQTSVNRMGALVTDNAVWDDAVRQVYRPEPDVNWLYNTWGAGYKINNLYDGVYVLDEHFNILWGTFRGQRAAGLEIARLGTGFEFMVHHNARMLRDDKKIFAGITRTGYGVAFIGIGLIRPMVGRLNVYDATRRYLVITRQVNGDMLNALGKTFQLEDLRLTSTRLTSSSIPLNSASGETLGYLSWRPGLPGAEAARAASANIMGITALATALIFVFIAISSLGLFKLAREEKQARTIALTDWLSHLPNRRALIERLETISKRGDTDEKNVVFIDLDGFKDVNDIYGHDTGDELIVTIAHALRDRVPANGMLVRMGGDEFAMMQGGELAGEHASAFAGAVLDLLSQPITVGQTTLYISASIGIASGSLVDCSSSELFRRADIAMYHSKTTGRGRISYYDATLNNARERRLIIENDIRAGLARDEFEVCYQPIIDARSREITGVEALVRWPRRPGGELLPDEFIPVAETSGLIYSLGQFVLRRACHDIEPYGDLRLSVNVSPAQFRDPCFEDKVASVLQDTKFSAQRLELEVTESYVLENPERTLAAIHNLKSLGMAVALDDFGNGYSSIGYLRRFHFDTIKIDKSLAGLVDRDEQALALVSGTVRIASALGMGVTAEGVENECQLKLLCVAGCDRLQGYYFSQPLPLDAVLSLRQRHQG; from the coding sequence ATGAAATTGCGTAATCCCCTGAGCTGGAAAAGTTCGCCCGTTGCCGGAACCCTGTTTGCCATGGTCTTTCTGGCAGGGATCGGGTTGATCGTTTCTATCATCGCGCTACTCTATCTGTCGCTACACCTTATCAGCAGCAAAGCCAATGAGATAGACGAGCGACGCAGCACGCTCTCGGTGCAGGGGGCGATTCAGACCTCGGTGAACCGCATGGGGGCGCTGGTCACCGATAATGCCGTCTGGGATGATGCCGTGCGTCAGGTTTATCGCCCGGAGCCCGACGTGAACTGGCTGTACAATACCTGGGGCGCTGGTTACAAAATCAATAACCTGTATGACGGTGTTTACGTCCTGGACGAGCACTTCAACATCCTTTGGGGAACGTTTCGCGGCCAGCGAGCGGCAGGGCTGGAGATCGCCCGGCTGGGGACGGGCTTTGAGTTTATGGTTCACCACAATGCCCGGATGCTGAGGGATGATAAAAAGATTTTTGCCGGTATCACCCGAACCGGGTACGGCGTCGCGTTTATCGGAATTGGCCTGATAAGGCCCATGGTGGGACGGCTTAACGTCTACGATGCCACGCGTCGCTATCTGGTGATAACCCGCCAGGTCAACGGCGATATGCTTAATGCGTTGGGCAAAACCTTTCAGCTTGAGGATCTGCGCCTTACGTCAACGCGACTAACTTCATCGAGCATCCCGCTGAACAGCGCATCCGGTGAGACGCTGGGCTACCTTAGCTGGCGTCCAGGGCTGCCCGGCGCAGAGGCCGCACGTGCCGCATCGGCAAACATTATGGGTATCACAGCGCTGGCTACGGCGCTGATATTTGTGTTTATCGCCATCAGCAGCCTCGGGCTGTTCAAACTGGCCCGGGAAGAGAAGCAGGCCAGAACTATTGCATTGACGGACTGGCTCAGCCATTTACCTAATCGGCGGGCATTGATCGAGCGGCTGGAGACCATCAGCAAGCGCGGCGACACCGATGAAAAAAACGTGGTGTTTATCGATCTCGACGGCTTTAAGGACGTGAATGATATCTACGGACACGATACTGGCGACGAGCTGATTGTCACCATCGCCCACGCGCTGCGTGACCGGGTGCCAGCAAATGGCATGCTGGTGAGAATGGGCGGGGATGAGTTTGCCATGATGCAGGGCGGTGAGCTGGCCGGGGAGCACGCTTCGGCCTTTGCCGGCGCGGTGCTGGATTTGCTGAGCCAGCCAATCACTGTCGGACAAACTACGCTCTACATCAGCGCCAGCATCGGCATTGCCAGCGGTTCGCTGGTCGACTGCAGCAGCTCAGAGCTTTTTCGGCGGGCCGATATCGCAATGTACCATTCCAAAACCACGGGCAGAGGAAGGATCTCTTACTATGATGCGACGTTGAACAACGCTCGCGAGCGTCGGCTGATTATCGAGAACGACATTCGTGCGGGTCTCGCACGGGATGAGTTTGAGGTCTGTTACCAGCCCATTATCGATGCACGTAGCCGGGAAATAACCGGTGTTGAAGCGCTGGTGCGCTGGCCGCGTCGCCCCGGAGGTGAACTGCTACCGGACGAATTTATCCCGGTGGCGGAAACCAGCGGTCTTATCTATTCCCTCGGACAGTTTGTGCTTCGCCGGGCGTGCCATGATATAGAGCCTTATGGGGATTTACGGCTGTCGGTGAACGTCTCTCCGGCACAGTTTCGCGATCCGTGCTTTGAGGATAAAGTTGCCAGCGTACTGCAGGACACAAAGTTCTCAGCGCAGCGGCTGGAGCTTGAGGTCACCGAAAGCTACGTGCTGGAAAACCCGGAACGCACGCTGGCGGCCATCCATAATCTCAAATCCTTAGGAATGGCGGTGGCGCTGGACGATTTCGGCAACGGTTATTCAAGCATCGGCTATCTTCGCCGCTTTCACTTCGACACCATCAAAATAGATAAATCGCTGGCGGGGCTGGTAGACCGTGATGAGCAGGCGCTGGCGCTGGTGAGCGGCACGGTGCGCATTGCCAGCGCGTTGGGCATGGGGGTCACTGCAGAAGGCGTGGAAAACGAATGCCAGCTTAAGCTGCTGTGCGTTGCGGGCTGCGACCGGCTGCAGGGGTACTATTTCAGCCAGCCTTTGCCGCTGGACGCCGTATTATCGCTGCGTCAGCGGCATCAGGGGTAA